AACTTCATGATGGTCACAGATAGAGTACTTGTAAGGCCAAAGATCAAGCCCAGGGCAGGATATGAGAATCCTCTCCAGCGGTCCCGCACGCAGATCTGAAGTCTCTTCAGCCGACATCGTTCAATAATGTGCCCGCTCACTGCCAGGATTCATCCTTTTCTTGTGCTGCATGCGTTCAGCATGCCTCGCAGCTGCACGGCCCGCCTAATTGATACTGCGCCGCCACGCACTGCGTCCATGGTCTCAGGTCAGGGTGCTTGTCGGTCCAAAGCTTCTGAGGCACCATCAGCGCCGTCAGGCGGACCGTTTCCTTCGTTGCTCGTGCAGCTTTGGACTAGCCTATGTAACAGCGCCTTGTCGTGGTATGGAGCAGTCGTTAATTTGCTGCGAAAAGCGCTAGTGGTGGGTGTAGTAATGTACACCATGTTCTGAATACCACTGCCCAGAGCACAATAACCTCGCTGTTCAAGAAGGCACTCTGTACGGATACTTTGTGTTATTGCAAAAGAACTTCCCATCTGTGCCGTCCTGGAACGACTTTCCCATCCTAGCTTGTTGCTGTAGTAGCCGCTTCGGCCAGCATGACGCAGATACCGCAAGCAGCGCAGCCGCAGAACGACAAACTTGCCCGGTTCGCTGGTAGAAACTTCTCACGATTCTCCTTGGAACAAAGCATACATTGCTTACCTGTTGACGAGGTATGTCTCAATCTCCTGGTCGCAGGGATGGGGAAAATGCAGTGCTTGCAGCCCAGTGCAAGACGGCAGGCTCACGCGGGCATAGACCGAGGAGGACAACTTCAACGAAGTGAACGACATTTTCCGCCAACTGCTGGGCCGTGCAGTTTTACCTCGACTGCGACTCAGTGAAATAGATGAGCCGCAAGTGCTTGAGTGTGGTTTCCAGAAAGCTGCTTGGGTAGACGACATACTTGACGCTTGTCCGGATGCTTGGGTGAGTACCTTCGCGCAAACGAGATGTTGCATCGTAACCGAGACGTGCATTCTGCTGCGCGACAGAGCGTCCGTGTCTGAGCTAACGAGCCGCGCCAGGTTGTCGGTATCGATATCTTCACCGGCCAGGGCAACGGCGACGACTCAAGCGAAGAAGATGAGGACGAAGACGAAGATCGACCCGACTTTTTCATCAAGAAGAGGTGGAACTTGAATGCATCATTTCGAACAAGCGGTGACCCCGACCTTCGACCCGAAACGTTCCATCTCATCAACAGTCGCTGCCTCATGGACGGAATCAACACAGGACGGTGGGAGAGCTATGTTCGAGAGCTGAGGAGCCTGCTCAAGCCTGGCGGCTGGTTGCAACTAGTCGAGGTGCACATGCTGTTCCAGTCTGACAGCGGCCGAAGTACAACGTATCTGGAACGCTGGTATGACTACTACCAAAGCAGTCTGACCAGGATGGGCAAAGATCCGCGCATTGGTCGACAACTCCAGCGCCTGCTCATCGATGCCGGCTTCGAGCATATCACGAATATGGTACACCGCCTGCCTATGGGTGCCTGGCTTGAGGGTGTGTATATGTTGTGCCAGATGTGAGAATGCTGCCATTAACTGACAACACCAGGCAAGGAGAGTCTGGGGTTCCAGGCCCGCGATCTTGTATCCAAGTTATTGCGCTCCGCTTCTCTCTGGCCATTCCTCCGTGTCCAGCAGCCTCCTTTGACGCCAGCACAGTACGAAGACCTGATTACAGGTGCACAACGGGAGCTTTTGCAAGACAACCTCAAGCTGTACTTGAATGTGTAGGTTCCAGTGGAGATGCCGATATCTAAACCGATCTCTGCTGACACATGTGCAAGATATGCGGCCTATGGAAGGCGGCCCAACCGAAGGCGCTGAGAGCTGCTCAGATGAGGCCTGGAAAGCCGTCATAATGCTTTCGTTTGTGGCTGCCCTCGATGCTTTATCTGGACCTTCACGGATCTTCTTGCATGGCTCCTAGAGTGCCATCTGTCCCTGTCGCCCGGCTTACCAAGGGGCTGTGTTCGAGACTCTCTACATCCTGCACAGCCATTCACAGACGACAGAGGGCTTGGTGTGGCTACGAAAGCAGCTTCTCCGGCTGCCACTGCCCAGCTGGCTGTTGCCGGAACAACATGTTGTCAACGGACACGGCCTACCGACATAGGCTAGGGCAAGCAATGTGGCGAATGTGTCGAAGTTCGTGGGTCGCCGAAGTATTGGGTCTGCGGGCAAGGAAGCATCGCCCAGAGCATGTCGCTGCTGCCTTCGACATGCCATCGCTTTCATAGTCTGTCGGACAGCACAACATCGCCCTTCACTTGGCTAGCTGTGGGTCGGCGGCCGAGCCGGAGGTGCTGAGAGCTGTCCAGACGAGTCCCAAACAGTAGCTCTTCCTGTGCGAGTCTGTGACTGCTGTAGAGCGTCTCTCGGCACCTTTGTGGACCTTCTCTGACGGTTCATAGATAGCCACCTGCGTGCATTGACGACCCTCTTGCAGACCCTTGGTCGCGAGCATCACTCCATATGCACAGTCAGGTGCAGCCGTTCGAGTAGTAGGGGCGGCTAAGAGACCAGTCCTCGCTGCCTCTGCCGATTTCGTGGAAACATCACGCCATTCATAGATCCAGCCTGATGCTATGAGATGGGATGAGCGAAGGAGCGGCCAGATGGCGCATCGTGTAGATTTTGAGATTCGGGTCTACTGTCAAAGAAGCTTCCTTGTGAGCATGCTGCTGTCATCTTGTCGCCGCTGCTTGCGTGTGGTCGCATAGCTCGAGGTCGCGCCCTAGTGGTCAGCCGCACAGTGTCAGAGGTCAGCAGGCATTGCGAGGAGACCTCTTGAACCAAGGAGAAGAGAAATGAGAGAGAGGGTCAAGAATGAAGTTGCCATAAGCTCAGGCGCTTCAAAGAAATACCGCTTCCCTAGCGACCCGCGAGAATGGTAAGCCATTATGCTGGTAGTACCACACAGAGATAAACCTTAAGACGTCGCTACCCAAGGCGACATGCCATCATGCTAGACATAGCAAGAGCAGACTGAGCAGAGGTAACAATAGAAGGACCACAATGATACCCTCGACGTGTCTTCCATTGGCTTTGGGTGTTCTTGCTGACCTGAGGTTCGCAAAATACATACCATCAAGGGTCCTTGGTGGACGCCACGGATGCAGTCGCTCTTTCCCCCGGGATGGTTCCTGCCTGCACCGCCGTTGGTCACTGCTTTGAACCTTATGGCCATCCCATTGGCAGTGAGTGTCTCGGGGAGGCCACGGCCCCGCCCATGTCGCATATCAGTCTGATCAAGTGACTTGAGCTATGAACCGCCCGCGATGCATGCGACTTGCGCGCAGCCGCGTGTAGCGCTTGCCTGAACTGCCGATGGAGGCGCCGGAAGAATATGTTGTCACGACTCACGAGAGCGTACGCTTTGCTGTTCACTGCTGATGTTTGTGTGCATGTGCCTCCTACATGGACGAGCCTGTGCGACAGGTGTCCATAACGTAGCTGGAGCAAGACCATGATGATGCACTGTACGTGGCTGCACAATACCCGCGAGCAAGGCTCGAAAGCAGGAAAGCACAACCACCGGAAATGAGGTTACACGAACACCTCGCGCACCGGTCAAGACCGGCATCCAAGGCGGCGGGTCGGCAGTCCGGCACATCCTAGTCGCTCACATGTCATACAGGGGATCCTTGTCACCATCATTTGCATCCAACCACGACATCCGCGACCCCAATCCGAGCGTGATGCACTACAGCGCCTTCGAGCAATAACGTCAAGATGCTTTGGGTATCCCAATCATCTGAGCAAAGACCTGGTAGGCTGGAAGGGTAAGATCCACCACCTACAAAACACCTACCTCACCACCATGGAACGCAACCCACGACCCACACGCCATTACAACTGAGAGCATCAATCATCCCAAACGACCATAGCACCTGACCCATCCACACCACGATCTTCCACACATTCAACATCAGAAGAAAGCCTCTCATAATTTCACGAATCTATCGTTACAGACAGCAGCAGCAGTAAGTAGCTAGCGAACACCACCCATACTTCGCGCTTCGCGCTTCGCCACCAGGCTCTTCTCTCGCCATTTTCGTTTCCCTTTGGTTTCCATATCCTGACTCGCCACAAGAACAACGCCGACGCTACCATACCATACAATGCACTTACGCAACAGGCCACAGCTTCCCTCAGTAGTCGCACTCACTCTACCTATAGTTCAGTCTCTGCCTGATACCCTCAGCAGCCTGTCTCCAGCCCTGTTCTAGATCGCCTCTTACAAGGGAGTCAACACACTGTCGTACCGTCTCTTCATTCTCCTCGCTTCCGAACAGAACCCTCTCACCACTCCTCTCGCTGGCTTCCAACCACTTCTGCAGGAGATAAACCATCTTGTTGGCGATGATCTTCCGCTTCGACCCAACAAAGGGATGTTCATTACTGTAGTACAGCTGCTCCAACGCCGGCAATAACGTCTCATGCGGAATGTCGAGATCCAGGAACACATCCACTGCCCAATTGATCGGGGGTCGTCGCTGTTCCGGTTGCTCGTAGGCGTACTTCTCGAGCATCGGCAGGAGGGTCGGGATTGGGAACGTCGCGCTCGAGGTATGCAGACGTCGACCAAGTTCGCGAACTTTCTCACCAACTGCTTCCCATGGGGCGCGTGTGTTGCCGTAGAAGGCGGGTGCTTCATCGCTGGTTTGTTGGATTAGTGCTGACCAGGAGCTGCGGATGTCGGCTGGGTTGCGGTGGTCGGCGACTTGGTAGAGGACGATGCAGAGGTCGTGGTAGTTTGCTGCGTCGGCATATTGGTTGTAGAGTTCCTCGACTGCGAGGATGCTGCCATTAAGGATCTCGATGTGACGGGCGCGAGATTCGTCGTTGAGTCGTTGTTCGGAGCGGATGCGCTGGAGAAGTTCGTCTTGCACAGTGGCGATTTCGAGGAGGTCGGAGATCTCGCGTAGTAGCTTCTGCTTGTTCTGTCGAGAGTCGGTGAGGATGGTCTGGCGAGTGCTGGCATTCGTGCGTGCCCGGGAAAGGTAGCTGATGCGGTCTTCTAGTGTCAAGCCTTGGAAGCTCGAACGGGCAATATCGAGCTGCACATCGGCCGCTTGGAGGTAGTCGTTATGGTGCGCAAAGTAGCGCCATAGCAGGTCTGCATGACCACGGAACTCAACAGCCTTCTTCTTGAGGTACTCCACGACGTACGGGTTGTCGATCTCGAGAAGACGCTGCGGCTGGCTGAAACCGCCTTCGCCAGTGTTGCAGTACCAATCGTACAGATTCGTGAGGAAGACTACATCATCAGAGTGATCGATGATCTCGTAAGCCTCGCTTCGCCTCTTCATCGCCAGTGATGTTCTGCCGTCCACCATCTCGGGCTCGTTTCTGGTGTCGATCTCGAGCTGTCTTATCGTCTCGAAGATCAAGCTGTAGTACTGGAGACGTGTGTTATAGACAGCCTCTCTCTCGTCATTTGTGGGCTTGCCATCTCGCATCCAAGCAAGAGCCCGCTTCGACTTGTCCTGCTCCAGCGCCACTGTCAGACACAGCTGGATGGCGCCTGCGTAGAAAGCCATGCGGTAGTAGCTCTCAACGGCAAGCTTGACATTCTCGAAAGAAAGGCTAGCAGCGACCTTCTGAAACAGCTTGGTGCTCTGGTTGAGGAGCTGACGAGCCTCCTCGCTCTGCGCTCCTTTCTCCTCTGCTTTCTTGATCTGCTCGAGCGCCTTGAAGATGACCACATCGTCAGCGCTACAGAAGCTGCCACATCGTCGCCGCAGTCCCTCTGCCACAGCTTCGACGTTACTTCCGTTGGTGATATTTCGGTTGACAATTGCCTTGACAAGCTCTTTTGCGAGCTCCTTTCCTGTAGCGGTGGTGAAGAGTGATTCGAATGTGAGCTCCCTCACTTTCCTCCTGCTGTCGTCCTGCAGTATTGCCAAGATCTCTTCGAGCTTCTCGTCAAACAGCATGAGAACAAAGCTGATACCTTCGCTTATGCTGTTGACGAGCTGCAGCAGGCCATGCATGTATTGATGCTCGCCCTGTGTAGCAATCTCTTCTGCGCGAGACGAAGCACGAGTCATGGCCTGAGGTCCAGCCAGACCCTCGATGAAGCTCTTGTTGCGTTCGAGGAAGTCCCGCAGTGAAGTGAGACTGAGTTGTACTTTTTTCAACTTGTCGATGCTGATGGTGGAAACCAGCTCGACGCCAGCGCCAGGCTTCGCAATGTCTTTGATGATGGGCTGTTTCCATATCGAACGGACCATTCTTGCAATGTAGAAAGCTGTGCCATCGTGTCTTGCACTGGCTCGCACAGCGTTGGTCGGGTTGTCACCACTGTCGGCATTGGCGTTGTAGTCCGGACGACCTCCATGTTCGATGTATGCTTTCCGTGCCTTCTCGAGAACTTCAGGTTCCGTGATGGTCGCAACGCGGTTCTCTGCCACATCAACGCCTTGCCCACATGCGACAGCCAGTGCGGTCGCAGATGTTTCTGTTCGGCCGTATATACGCACAAAACGCTTGATGTCACCTTCGACTCCCTCCTCGTCCGTCGAGCCATGCTTTAGCATTGCAGCAAAGACGTCGACGAGCCTCCGACGACGGATGATCTGCACGCCGGCCATGGTTACAATAGCAAACTCTGGCGTCTCCTGGTCGAACTGCACAGCAAGCTCGTTACCAAAGCCGAGAGGCGCGCCATTGGCTTTGAATGGCTCACCCATCGGCATGACTTGAGCCAGTGTCGATGGCAGATTGATCCACTGACCATGTTCGGCGTATTTGGTGTTGGGTGCCGCACCAGTCTGGTTGGCCATGCGAGCGGTGTCGGTAGCGGTCAAGAACACCCGGTCTTTGCGCTGCGGGTCTGTGGGATCCTCAGCGAATGCCATCCAGTAGCCTGGTGAGAATCTAAACGCCTTGTGCATGCCATCAAGATATCTCGTGTTGGTGTCAACTTGTTCTGGTTGCTGTCCGTAGGGTGTCATTGCTGTCGTCTGGCTGGGCTGCGCCGGAGCTCGTGGTGCGGCTGGATCTTTCGGAGGATATCTGATGTGCAAGATTTGTGCACTTGAAGGTGGGTTCTCGGCGCTCGCATCGTAACCATAACCTCGAGTCAAGGACAAGTACAGTCTGCAGCCTGTGCTGGTTGTGGCAACGAGAGCAACCTTACCAGCTTCTGCGCGCGGGATCACGCTGATACCCACGAGCTTGACATCTCTCCCAGTGAGGAGCTCTGTCCGGTGATTGAAGTGACCAGTATTCTGCAGAAGTCCGGAGAGTGGCCGCCTAAGTGAGCTCTCTAGTCTGTCCTTGATGAGATAGACCTTGATCTCGCTCGCAGTGTTGAGCGTGTACATCAAGTTCCTCGAATCGTCAATGACCATTTGTGTCACGTATGTGGTCTTCGCAGCCGACCCAAACATAGACCCAACCACCATCAAGTTCTCCGGCACAAAGCTCATGGTAGCTTTGGTGTGACATATCCGGCTCGTCTTTCCTCTGAACCACCCCTCATCTTGCTGGTATTGAAACTCGTAGATGTCCTCTGAAGCACTTCCGGTGAAGAAGATGCGTCCAGACTGATCAGATGCTGTGATGTGCTGAACACCAATGCCTCGCACGGGAATGGCCATCCGCGTGTTGTACAGCGCCACGGTCTGGGCGCCAGTGGAGGTTGTCTGAGCAGCGACACCAA
Above is a genomic segment from Fulvia fulva chromosome 3, complete sequence containing:
- a CDS encoding Secondary metabolism regulator LAE1 — translated: MTQIPQAAQPQNDKLARFAGRNFSRFSLEQSIHCLPVDETEEDNFNEVNDIFRQLLGRAVLPRLRLSEIDEPQVLECGFQKAAWVDDILDACPDAWVVGIDIFTGQGNGDDSSEEDEDEDEDRPDFFIKKRWNLNASFRTSGDPDLRPETFHLINSRCLMDGINTGRWESYVRELRSLLKPGGWLQLVEVHMLFQSDSGRSTTYLERWYDYYQSSLTRMGKDPRIGRQLQRLLIDAGFEHITNMVHRLPMGAWLEGKESLGFQARDLVSKLLRSASLWPFLRVQQPPLTPAQYEDLITGAQRELLQDNLKLYLNVYAAYGRRPNRRR
- a CDS encoding Nucleoporin yields the protein MAAAAGPQTPQRPLPGAFTVTPAPQGQTIFAANAASLRQNLQPQQVETSGTTSATQQESNVERAAKTIHLALDGDQKYPALEDYITQGISGEYDLPSGQAWQPFQKLKMHDLPPRLLEQANHASMDNQMGVFPALTHAWVALDNCLYLWDYTLPNPEIIGWEENSHPITAVKLVKPKPGVFVADIKHLIVVCTATEMLFLGVAAQTTSTGAQTVALYNTRMAIPVRGIGVQHITASDQSGRIFFTGSASEDIYEFQYQQDEGWFRGKTSRICHTKATMSFVPENLMVVGSMFGSAAKTTYVTQMVIDDSRNLMYTLNTASEIKVYLIKDRLESSLRRPLSGLLQNTGHFNHRTELLTGRDVKLVGISVIPRAEAGKVALVATTSTGCRLYLSLTRGYGYDASAENPPSSAQILHIRYPPKDPAAPRAPAQPSQTTAMTPYGQQPEQVDTNTRYLDGMHKAFRFSPGYWMAFAEDPTDPQRKDRVFLTATDTARMANQTGAAPNTKYAEHGQWINLPSTLAQVMPMGEPFKANGAPLGFGNELAVQFDQETPEFAIVTMAGVQIIRRRRLVDVFAAMLKHGSTDEEGVEGDIKRFVRIYGRTETSATALAVACGQGVDVAENRVATITEPEVLEKARKAYIEHGGRPDYNANADSGDNPTNAVRASARHDGTAFYIARMVRSIWKQPIIKDIAKPGAGVELVSTISIDKLKKVQLSLTSLRDFLERNKSFIEGLAGPQAMTRASSRAEEIATQGEHQYMHGLLQLVNSISEGISFVLMLFDEKLEEILAILQDDSRRKVRELTFESLFTTATGKELAKELVKAIVNRNITNGSNVEAVAEGLRRRCGSFCSADDVVIFKALEQIKKAEEKGAQSEEARQLLNQSTKLFQKVAASLSFENVKLAVESYYRMAFYAGAIQLCLTVALEQDKSKRALAWMRDGKPTNDEREAVYNTRLQYYSLIFETIRQLEIDTRNEPEMVDGRTSLAMKRRSEAYEIIDHSDDVVFLTNLYDWYCNTGEGGFSQPQRLLEIDNPYVVEYLKKKAVEFRGHADLLWRYFAHHNDYLQAADVQLDIARSSFQGLTLEDRISYLSRARTNASTRQTILTDSRQNKQKLLREISDLLEIATVQDELLQRIRSEQRLNDESRARHIEILNGSILAVEELYNQYADAANYHDLCIVLYQVADHRNPADIRSSWSALIQQTSDEAPAFYGNTRAPWEAVGEKVRELGRRLHTSSATFPIPTLLPMLEKYAYEQPEQRRPPINWAVDVFLDLDIPHETLLPALEQLYYSNEHPFVGSKRKIIANKMVYLLQKWLEASERSGERVLFGSEENEETVRQCVDSLVRGDLEQGWRQAAEGIRQRLNYR